A window of the Cloacibacillus sp. An23 genome harbors these coding sequences:
- a CDS encoding glycine/sarcosine/betaine reductase component B subunit, whose amino-acid sequence MRLELHKVHIKGLAFAETTHVENGVLYVNKAEAEALIAEDRNFKEVSIDFACPGDKTRIIPVKDAVEPRVKRGKGNYFPGFMAPMGKAGEGQTLVLDGAAVITCGPIVAFQEGFIDMSGPGAPYTPFSETYNIVLSVVPVDDLEKHLYETSLREAGLKLAVYLAKCADEQGATADEVTVFEKGDTFEESQKYPDLPKIIYVCMNITQGLLHDTYLYAADLRPSLPTLIHPNEVLDGAMVSGNCVSGCDKNTTWHHCHNPIVQALYARHGKEINFLGMVPTQESTILAGKLRASQLNLSIAQQLGADGVIVSEEGYGNPDTDLCLNAKNFERAGIKAVLVSDESAGTDGASQSLADATPELDAFISTGNVNEMIEVPAMDKVIGYPEQIALLSGGAEESLRPDGSMYVELQSIIASTAEIGFNKLGCEWV is encoded by the coding sequence ATGCGCTTGGAATTGCATAAGGTCCATATCAAGGGACTAGCCTTTGCAGAAACAACACATGTGGAAAACGGCGTTCTCTATGTGAACAAGGCCGAAGCGGAAGCCCTCATCGCCGAGGACAGAAACTTCAAAGAGGTCAGCATAGACTTCGCCTGCCCCGGAGACAAGACGAGGATCATCCCGGTAAAGGATGCCGTCGAGCCCCGCGTCAAGAGAGGAAAGGGCAACTACTTCCCCGGCTTCATGGCCCCGATGGGCAAGGCCGGCGAGGGACAGACGCTCGTCCTTGACGGCGCCGCCGTCATCACCTGCGGCCCGATCGTCGCCTTCCAGGAAGGCTTCATCGACATGAGCGGCCCGGGAGCTCCGTACACGCCGTTCTCCGAGACCTACAACATAGTCCTCTCGGTAGTCCCCGTCGACGACCTTGAGAAGCACCTCTACGAGACCTCGCTCCGCGAAGCGGGACTCAAGCTCGCCGTCTACCTCGCGAAGTGCGCTGACGAGCAGGGCGCGACCGCCGATGAAGTCACCGTCTTCGAGAAGGGCGACACCTTCGAAGAGAGCCAGAAGTACCCCGACCTTCCGAAGATCATCTACGTCTGCATGAACATCACACAGGGACTTCTCCACGACACCTACCTCTACGCGGCGGACCTCCGTCCCTCGCTTCCGACGCTCATTCACCCGAACGAAGTGCTCGACGGCGCAATGGTCTCCGGAAACTGCGTTTCCGGATGCGACAAGAACACGACCTGGCACCACTGCCACAACCCGATAGTCCAGGCGCTCTATGCGCGCCACGGCAAAGAGATCAACTTCCTCGGCATGGTTCCGACCCAGGAAAGCACGATCCTCGCCGGTAAGCTCCGCGCCTCCCAGCTCAACCTCTCGATAGCGCAGCAGCTCGGCGCCGACGGCGTCATCGTCTCCGAGGAAGGCTACGGCAACCCCGACACCGACCTCTGCCTCAACGCGAAGAACTTCGAGAGAGCCGGCATCAAGGCCGTCCTCGTCTCCGACGAATCGGCCGGGACCGACGGCGCGAGCCAGAGCCTTGCCGACGCCACGCCGGAACTCGACGCCTTCATCTCGACCGGAAACGTCAACGAGATGATCGAAGTTCCCGCGATGGACAAGGTCATCGGATACCCCGAGCAGATAGCCCTTCTCTCCGGCGGTGCGGAGGAAAGCCTGCGCCCGGACGGATCGATGTACGTCGAGCTCCAGTCCATCATCGCCTCCACCGCGGAAATCGGCTTCAACAAGCTCGGCTGCGAGTGGGTATAG
- a CDS encoding glycine/betaine/sarcosine/D-proline family reductase selenoprotein B, with translation MTIRVVHYINQFFANIGGEEKADHQPEVREGVVGPGLGLQQALGEEAQIVATVICGDGYYGEHTEEARAKCLEFVKAQKPDLFIAGPAFNAGRYGFACGDIAATVGNELGIPTVTSMYHENPGVELYAKKDYPNTYIVPCADSARGMGKALPAMAKLGLKLAKHEPMGPARIEGYIHRGMRKSFFHEKSGAERAVEMLLHKLRGEEFRTEYEMPVFKKIPPAAPIKDLKHATIALVTSGGIVPKGNPDHIRVSSAESFGEYDISQLNDMNPDNYESIHGGYDRQWANLDPDVVVPLDVMRELEKEGVFGKLYDKFYTTTGTGTAVAFAEKFGQEIGKKLKEAGVDGVILTSTUGTCTRCGASMTREIENAAGIPVVQIATIVPIMLTVGSNRIVPGVAIPHPVGEPELGPEVDKAARRELCLRALKAMTTPIEEQTIFEKN, from the coding sequence ATGACCATCAGAGTAGTACATTACATCAACCAGTTCTTCGCCAACATAGGCGGAGAAGAGAAGGCCGACCACCAGCCCGAAGTACGCGAAGGCGTAGTCGGACCCGGCCTCGGACTCCAGCAGGCCCTCGGCGAGGAAGCCCAGATAGTCGCGACGGTGATCTGCGGCGACGGTTACTACGGCGAGCATACCGAAGAAGCGCGCGCGAAGTGCCTTGAGTTCGTCAAGGCGCAGAAGCCCGATCTCTTCATCGCCGGCCCCGCCTTCAACGCCGGACGCTACGGCTTCGCCTGCGGCGACATAGCGGCCACCGTCGGCAACGAGCTAGGCATCCCGACCGTCACCTCGATGTACCACGAGAACCCCGGCGTCGAGCTCTACGCCAAGAAGGACTATCCCAACACCTACATCGTCCCCTGCGCCGACTCCGCGCGCGGCATGGGCAAAGCCCTCCCCGCGATGGCGAAGCTCGGACTCAAGCTCGCGAAGCACGAGCCGATGGGCCCCGCCCGCATCGAAGGCTACATCCACCGCGGCATGCGCAAATCCTTCTTCCATGAGAAGAGCGGAGCCGAGCGCGCGGTAGAGATGCTCCTCCACAAACTCCGCGGCGAAGAGTTCCGCACGGAGTACGAGATGCCGGTATTCAAGAAAATACCGCCGGCAGCCCCTATCAAAGACCTCAAGCACGCGACCATCGCCCTCGTCACCTCCGGCGGCATCGTCCCGAAGGGCAACCCGGACCACATCCGCGTCTCCTCGGCTGAGAGCTTCGGCGAGTACGACATATCGCAGCTCAACGACATGAACCCGGACAACTACGAGTCCATCCACGGCGGATACGACCGTCAGTGGGCCAACCTCGACCCGGACGTCGTAGTCCCGCTCGACGTGATGCGCGAACTCGAAAAAGAGGGCGTATTCGGTAAGCTCTACGACAAATTCTACACGACGACCGGAACGGGAACCGCAGTCGCTTTCGCTGAGAAGTTCGGCCAGGAGATAGGCAAGAAGCTCAAGGAAGCGGGAGTTGACGGCGTGATCCTCACCTCCACCTGAGGAACTTGCACTCGGTGCGGTGCATCGATGACAAGAGAAATTGAAAACGCTGCCGGAATCCCCGTCGTTCAGATAGCGACCATCGTCCCGATCATGCTCACGGTCGGAAGCAACAGAATCGTCCCGGGCGTAGCCATTCCGCATCCCGTCGGAGAGCCCGAGCTCGGTCCCGAAGTCGACAAGGCCGCGCGCAGAGAGCTCTGCCTGCGCGCGCTCAAGGCCATGACCACGCCTATCGAAGAACAGACCATCTTCGAGAAGAACTAA
- a CDS encoding GrdX family protein, whose protein sequence is MTERVLRIVTNNPWIERNAAVPFEITLVEGDPFATLDKAEELLQQGWKLVSAPLPPNVPIMRGPYRSLVIEKNDRQYDGEGLIALHKARERYIIERDHPNLPAPGEDFGIIDRQMLQRSLRDAMLLDME, encoded by the coding sequence ATGACGGAACGAGTTTTACGCATAGTGACGAACAACCCGTGGATTGAGCGCAACGCGGCTGTGCCGTTTGAGATAACGCTCGTGGAAGGCGACCCTTTCGCGACGCTGGACAAAGCTGAAGAGCTTCTTCAGCAGGGATGGAAGCTGGTGTCCGCCCCGCTTCCTCCGAACGTTCCAATCATGCGCGGCCCGTACCGGTCGCTCGTCATAGAAAAGAACGACCGTCAGTACGACGGCGAGGGTCTCATCGCGCTCCACAAAGCGCGCGAACGTTACATAATCGAGCGCGACCATCCGAACCTTCCGGCTCCCGGAGAGGATTTCGGAATAATCGACAGGCAGATGCTCCAGCGCTCGCTTCGCGACGCGATGCTTCTTGATATGGAGTAG
- a CDS encoding thioredoxin family protein, translating to MIDLTKENYEAEVKQETAKPVVVDFWGPQCVPCMALKPKYHDMEHEFGDKVKFTAVDCSTNKRVAMAFRVMGLPTFLFFKNGEEVKRLSKEECTEESIRAAIEELAK from the coding sequence ATGATCGATCTTACCAAAGAAAATTACGAAGCTGAAGTAAAGCAGGAAACCGCGAAGCCGGTCGTCGTAGACTTCTGGGGCCCGCAGTGCGTCCCCTGCATGGCTCTTAAGCCGAAGTATCACGATATGGAGCACGAGTTCGGCGACAAGGTGAAGTTCACCGCGGTTGACTGCTCCACCAACAAGAGAGTCGCGATGGCCTTCCGCGTCATGGGCCTTCCGACCTTCCTCTTCTTTAAGAACGGCGAGGAAGTGAAGCGCCTCTCCAAGGAAGAGTGCACCGAAGAGTCCATCAGGGCGGCAATCGAAGAGCTCGCGAAGTAA
- the grdA gene encoding glycine/sarcosine/betaine reductase complex selenoprotein A: MGKLNGKKLLLLGERDGVPGPAMEACLKDSGAEIVFSATECFVUTAAGAMDLQNQQRIKDAAEKYGAENCVVVLGSSDAEGAEIYAETVTNGDPTFAGPLAGVSLGLPVYHIFDPVIRAECDPKEWEEQISMMEMVLDPEALAAAVKGMRDQYSKVTL, translated from the coding sequence ATGGGAAAACTCAATGGTAAGAAATTACTCCTGCTTGGTGAAAGAGACGGCGTTCCTGGGCCCGCTATGGAAGCGTGCCTTAAGGATTCCGGTGCAGAGATAGTATTCTCCGCGACGGAATGCTTTGTCTGAACCGCGGCAGGAGCAATGGACTTGCAGAACCAGCAGCGCATCAAAGACGCTGCTGAGAAGTACGGCGCCGAGAACTGCGTAGTAGTACTCGGTTCTTCGGATGCGGAAGGCGCAGAAATCTACGCCGAAACCGTAACGAACGGCGACCCGACCTTTGCAGGTCCCCTTGCTGGAGTCTCGTTGGGGCTCCCCGTGTATCACATCTTTGATCCGGTAATTCGTGCTGAGTGCGATCCCAAGGAATGGGAAGAGCAGATTTCTATGATGGAGATGGTCCTCGACCCTGAAGCACTTGCGGCGGCCGTCAAAGGAATGCGTGATCAGTACAGCAAAGTAACTCTGTAA
- a CDS encoding papain-like cysteine protease family protein: MKNRPRRIPIPEWIKIDPESAAAMGPLSSFDGSPYFAAPDFYSMRSNDRGLTIISEYPTYQQTKGYSCGPSAVLTILWHFGVTHYDEDTLIKLCGTLTTPNERREGGTPTSGICRFFESIGWNVESSLYAPVRNNVIFDTPAHFRDYAIGKLRSGIPIMLENICLCAHWRVLIGYDTMGTETTADDVLIFMDSSDTRDHCHDGYAVENAEEFFDMWHDHGALPPDQRIQQYIAAWPKAASKA, from the coding sequence ATGAAAAACAGACCGAGACGCATTCCGATACCGGAATGGATAAAGATAGACCCTGAGAGCGCGGCCGCAATGGGCCCGCTTTCGTCTTTTGATGGCTCTCCGTACTTCGCAGCGCCTGATTTTTACTCTATGCGCAGCAACGACAGAGGGCTCACCATAATCAGCGAATACCCGACCTACCAGCAGACGAAAGGCTACAGCTGCGGCCCGAGCGCCGTGCTGACGATACTCTGGCATTTCGGCGTGACGCATTACGACGAAGATACGCTGATTAAGCTCTGCGGGACTCTCACGACGCCCAACGAGCGGCGCGAAGGCGGCACGCCGACGTCGGGGATATGCCGTTTCTTTGAAAGCATAGGCTGGAACGTCGAGTCAAGCCTTTACGCGCCCGTGCGCAACAACGTCATATTCGACACGCCAGCGCACTTCCGCGACTACGCGATCGGCAAGCTGCGCTCCGGCATCCCGATAATGCTCGAGAACATCTGCCTCTGCGCGCACTGGCGCGTGCTCATAGGCTACGACACGATGGGAACGGAGACGACGGCGGACGACGTGCTGATATTCATGGACAGCTCCGACACGCGCGACCACTGCCACGACGGCTACGCAGTCGAGAACGCCGAAGAATTCTTCGACATGTGGCACGACCACGGCGCGCTTCCGCCGGATCAGAGAATACAGCAGTACATAGCCGCCTGGCCGAAGGCGGCCTCCAAAGCATAA
- a CDS encoding type II secretion system protein codes for MSRRAGFMLVELLAAAAVICVISGAALVAFSEGPDERRVVRDEAENLRSWLMSRMEEAARENCGFKLIPIFIGMQASELKLEWRGGARDLESEFYSAERADLERVSLAKEYTFDGEWFTLTPAASFIIRSRRDPSIRLIVTASGTGYADVKETLED; via the coding sequence GTGAGTAGACGCGCCGGCTTCATGCTCGTAGAGCTGCTCGCCGCGGCGGCCGTCATCTGCGTCATTTCCGGCGCGGCTCTGGTCGCCTTCTCCGAGGGCCCAGACGAGCGGCGCGTCGTGCGCGATGAGGCGGAGAATCTGCGATCATGGCTGATGTCGCGCATGGAGGAGGCCGCGCGCGAAAATTGCGGCTTTAAGCTCATCCCGATATTTATCGGTATGCAGGCTAGCGAGCTCAAGCTTGAATGGCGGGGCGGCGCACGCGACCTGGAAAGCGAATTTTATTCAGCGGAGCGCGCGGACCTTGAGCGCGTCAGCCTCGCTAAAGAGTATACGTTCGACGGCGAATGGTTTACTCTTACCCCCGCGGCATCGTTTATAATAAGGTCAAGAAGGGACCCGTCCATACGCCTCATAGTGACGGCGTCGGGAACGGGCTACGCGGACGTGAAGGAAACGTTGGAGGATTAG
- a CDS encoding thioesterase family protein, producing the protein MSAEYTHATTIRVRYSETDQMKIVYNANYLDWFEIARTELCRKYGHPYTEWEAAGLMLPVVEAYCRYKSPARYDDEIELWARITDVRRHSVKFEYRVILAENGKLLAEGWTKHGCTDAAGKLYKSEHPFYLWVKSIAGEGE; encoded by the coding sequence ATGTCGGCCGAATACACTCATGCAACGACGATAAGGGTCCGCTACAGCGAGACAGACCAGATGAAAATAGTCTACAACGCCAACTACCTCGACTGGTTCGAGATAGCGCGCACGGAGCTCTGCCGCAAATACGGACACCCGTACACCGAATGGGAAGCCGCCGGGCTGATGCTGCCCGTCGTAGAAGCCTACTGCCGCTACAAAAGCCCCGCGCGCTACGACGACGAGATAGAGCTGTGGGCGCGCATAACAGACGTCAGACGCCACAGCGTGAAATTCGAATACCGCGTGATCCTGGCGGAAAACGGGAAACTGCTGGCGGAGGGCTGGACGAAACACGGCTGCACCGACGCCGCCGGGAAGCTTTACAAGAGCGAGCATCCGTTCTACCTTTGGGTGAAGTCCATAGCAGGCGAAGGTGAGTAG